One part of the Vibrio palustris genome encodes these proteins:
- a CDS encoding biotin-dependent carboxyltransferase family protein: MLIILSAGPLSVIQDLGRKGYQHLGVSPGGPMDEHAFSWANRLLDNPINTPCVEITIGMFRAQFTHETTFALTGAQMAGTLNGKKIAPWQSYHAYANDTLELRGASSGTRAYLAVKGGFCVPNILGSSATVMRDELGGLTTKGEALKANDCLPYPNTPLMMRRQTPPQFIPAYSPKVTLDLIASYQFDWFTKAQHQRFFDSEYTLTPHCDRMGFRLSGTPIVCHQQRLISEGTALGAVQIPADGQPIILMRDRQTIGGYPKLGCLSAQSVNQLAQSQPGTHITFRLISLENAIEQQRQEQRFFQHYVG; this comes from the coding sequence ATGTTAATCATTCTCTCGGCTGGCCCATTAAGTGTTATTCAAGATTTAGGCCGCAAAGGCTACCAACATCTTGGCGTAAGCCCAGGTGGCCCAATGGATGAACATGCATTTTCATGGGCTAACCGACTGCTGGATAACCCGATCAACACACCATGTGTAGAGATCACCATCGGAATGTTCCGAGCACAATTTACGCATGAAACGACGTTTGCGCTCACTGGAGCACAAATGGCAGGTACACTCAATGGCAAAAAGATAGCGCCATGGCAAAGCTATCATGCGTATGCTAACGATACTCTCGAGTTAAGAGGCGCGAGTTCAGGAACGCGCGCCTATCTAGCGGTAAAAGGCGGGTTTTGCGTGCCTAATATATTAGGTAGCAGTGCAACGGTTATGCGAGATGAACTTGGCGGTTTAACAACCAAAGGTGAGGCTTTAAAAGCTAACGATTGCCTTCCTTATCCTAACACACCATTAATGATGCGCCGCCAAACGCCTCCGCAATTTATTCCGGCTTATTCACCTAAAGTAACTCTCGATTTAATTGCTAGCTACCAGTTTGATTGGTTTACTAAGGCACAGCATCAGCGTTTTTTTGATAGCGAATATACACTAACACCACATTGTGACCGTATGGGGTTTAGACTATCCGGTACACCAATCGTATGTCATCAGCAGCGACTCATTTCAGAAGGAACGGCTCTGGGAGCCGTCCAAATCCCGGCAGACGGTCAACCGATCATTTTAATGCGTGATAGACAAACTATCGGTGGGTACCCAAAGCTTGGTTGCCTAAGTGCCCAAAGCGTTAATCAACTTGCACAAAGCCAACCCGGAACTCACATCACTTTTCGTTTAATCAGCTTAGAAAACGCGATTGAACAACAACGCCAAGAGCAACGCTTTTTTCAACACTATGTCGGCTAA
- the citG gene encoding triphosphoribosyl-dephospho-CoA synthase CitG yields MHSLCYLIEVIVATPSPSQKPVFSLPKLIANLAYHAMSVEVYLTPKPGLVDKRNNGSHHDMNLDLFVASADAIAPYMERFVIAGRASAKQSVTELLQRLRPIGQEAERVMLRATHGVNTHKGMIFNLGLICGAVGWLEAKQLKVDTLHIKEVIRQSCEGLVYDELKARVELPAATAGERIYQQFGISGARGEAASGMATVMNYALPTYQECLRASCSEEDALLRTLLIIMANNDDTNVVSRGGIEGLRFLQNHASQILENTSIRDHNIKTELIKFDQELIARNLSPGGAADLLASTWLIHEIVQLFTKK; encoded by the coding sequence ATACATTCATTATGTTATTTAATCGAGGTTATCGTGGCGACTCCTTCTCCTAGTCAGAAACCGGTTTTTAGTTTACCGAAGCTAATCGCTAACTTGGCCTATCACGCAATGAGTGTCGAAGTTTATTTGACACCAAAACCGGGATTGGTAGATAAGCGAAACAATGGATCTCACCATGATATGAATCTTGATTTGTTCGTTGCCAGTGCTGATGCAATTGCTCCTTATATGGAACGTTTCGTTATCGCAGGTCGAGCAAGTGCTAAGCAAAGTGTTACTGAGTTATTACAACGATTACGCCCAATAGGCCAAGAAGCCGAGCGAGTTATGCTGCGGGCAACTCACGGGGTTAATACCCATAAAGGCATGATTTTTAACCTTGGCCTGATTTGTGGTGCTGTGGGATGGCTTGAAGCCAAACAACTCAAAGTGGATACCTTGCACATCAAAGAAGTGATTCGTCAGTCCTGTGAAGGGTTGGTTTACGATGAGTTAAAAGCGCGTGTCGAGTTACCTGCTGCGACGGCAGGTGAACGTATTTATCAGCAATTTGGTATTAGTGGTGCTCGCGGTGAAGCTGCTTCAGGTATGGCGACTGTCATGAATTATGCATTACCAACCTATCAAGAGTGTCTGCGGGCATCATGCTCTGAAGAAGATGCGTTATTACGTACGTTACTCATTATTATGGCAAATAACGATGATACGAATGTGGTCTCTCGCGGCGGCATTGAAGGGTTAAGATTTTTACAAAATCATGCGTCTCAAATACTGGAAAATACCTCGATTAGGGACCACAATATAAAGACTGAATTGATCAAGTTTGACCAAGAGCTTATTGCTCGCAACCTCAGTCCTGGCGGGGCTGCAGACCTATTGGCGTCCACTTGGTTGATTCATGAAATAGTACAGTTGTTTACAAAAAAATAA
- the codA gene encoding cytosine deaminase, translating to MKIINARLRHQDDLFTIYCAEGLIKTIEKQNSTTVDSAADIDANGHLLCAPFVEPHIHLDAIMTVGEPRWNQSGTLFEGIECWSERKPMLTTEDVQSRVRKAVQLLVSNGIQHIRTHIDVTDPDLTALKAIVALKSEFSAYIDLQVVAFPQEGIFSYPNGTGLMEQAVELGADVIGGIPHFEFTREYGVESMRWVMDFAKKHGKLVDVHCDEIDDEASRFLEVLATAALESGMGDKVTASHTTAMHSYNNAYCSKLFRLLKMSKINFVSCPTSNIHLQGRFDTLPKRRGITRIKELNEAGMNVALAQDSIQDPWYSLGNGKLIRELDFALHACHMMGYNDFNYGLDFITNNGAKVLNIQDNYGISEGKPANFIIVEGSNDIEVIRNQSDVLWSVRHGNVIVERQPSQLKHSMQI from the coding sequence ATGAAAATTATCAATGCTCGACTACGTCATCAGGACGACTTATTTACCATCTACTGTGCAGAAGGCTTAATCAAAACCATTGAAAAGCAAAACAGTACAACTGTTGATAGTGCGGCGGATATTGACGCTAATGGGCACTTATTGTGCGCTCCCTTCGTTGAGCCACACATTCATCTTGATGCAATAATGACTGTCGGTGAGCCACGCTGGAACCAGAGTGGTACCTTGTTTGAAGGCATTGAATGTTGGTCCGAACGCAAACCGATGCTCACCACAGAAGATGTACAATCAAGAGTACGTAAAGCGGTGCAACTGCTAGTAAGCAATGGCATTCAACATATTCGTACTCACATTGATGTCACCGATCCCGATCTTACTGCGCTCAAAGCCATTGTGGCGCTCAAATCTGAATTCTCAGCTTACATCGATTTACAGGTTGTCGCCTTCCCACAAGAAGGCATATTCTCTTATCCTAATGGTACTGGTTTAATGGAACAGGCAGTCGAATTAGGTGCGGATGTCATTGGCGGTATCCCCCACTTTGAGTTCACCCGTGAATATGGCGTAGAGTCAATGCGTTGGGTGATGGATTTCGCCAAGAAACACGGTAAGCTAGTGGATGTGCATTGTGATGAAATAGACGATGAAGCTTCACGCTTTCTGGAGGTGCTCGCCACCGCAGCACTAGAATCTGGGATGGGAGATAAAGTCACTGCTAGCCATACCACGGCCATGCATTCTTACAATAATGCCTATTGTTCAAAGCTGTTCCGTTTACTGAAAATGTCTAAGATCAATTTTGTTTCATGTCCAACCTCCAACATTCATCTACAAGGACGTTTTGATACCTTACCTAAACGCCGAGGCATTACTCGTATCAAAGAACTGAATGAAGCAGGTATGAACGTTGCGCTCGCACAAGATTCGATCCAAGACCCTTGGTATAGCTTAGGTAACGGTAAGTTAATTCGTGAATTAGATTTCGCTCTCCACGCTTGTCATATGATGGGGTATAACGACTTCAATTACGGTTTAGACTTCATTACCAATAATGGTGCCAAAGTACTGAATATCCAAGATAACTATGGTATTTCCGAGGGCAAGCCTGCCAATTTCATCATTGTAGAAGGCAGTAATGATATCGAGGTCATTCGTAATCAATCGGATGTACTGTGGTCAGTCAGACACGGCAATGTGATTGTAGAACGTCAGCCTAGTCAACTTAAACACTCGATGCAAATTTAA
- a CDS encoding 5-oxoprolinase subunit PxpA, with the protein MKINCDMGESFGPWIMGQDESLMPYLDMANIACGMHASDPQVMLNTIRLAKQNGVTIGAHPGYHDLQGFGRRNISLSPDELHALFIYQIGALHLMCQSEGVPLCYVKPHGALYNTMMKDDTVFITLLKAMQQAAPSLPLVCMAVPNHDQYQQQAHQYGIKLWFEAFVDRAYADDGRLVPRKEPGSTYNDIDAIQAQALSLIHHNQVTTLTGHTVDVYADTLCIHGDGPQALPTAQLLARLLHSKGTSE; encoded by the coding sequence ATGAAGATTAATTGCGATATGGGCGAGAGTTTTGGCCCTTGGATAATGGGGCAAGACGAATCATTGATGCCCTACCTCGATATGGCCAATATTGCTTGTGGCATGCACGCCTCTGATCCACAAGTGATGCTTAATACCATTCGCTTAGCAAAGCAAAATGGCGTAACCATTGGTGCTCATCCTGGCTATCACGACCTCCAAGGGTTCGGGCGCCGAAATATTTCACTATCACCAGATGAACTCCACGCTTTATTTATCTATCAAATTGGGGCTTTACATCTTATGTGCCAGAGTGAAGGTGTTCCCTTATGCTACGTAAAGCCGCATGGCGCGCTCTATAACACAATGATGAAAGATGATACGGTTTTTATCACCTTACTAAAAGCTATGCAGCAAGCTGCCCCATCACTCCCCTTGGTCTGTATGGCGGTTCCTAATCATGATCAATACCAGCAACAAGCTCACCAATATGGCATCAAATTATGGTTTGAGGCATTTGTCGATAGAGCCTACGCCGACGATGGTCGACTTGTCCCTCGTAAGGAACCCGGCTCAACCTATAACGACATCGACGCCATTCAAGCTCAGGCACTGTCGCTGATTCATCATAACCAAGTCACGACGTTAACCGGTCATACTGTCGATGTTTACGCAGATACCTTATGTATCCATGGAGATGGCCCACAAGCACTCCCTACCGCGCAATTACTCGCGCGCCTGTTACACAGTAAGGGAACCTCTGAGTGA
- the hisP gene encoding histidine ABC transporter ATP-binding protein HisP: MTTSKLAVTDLHKKYGSHEVLKGVSLEANAGDVISIIGSSGSGKSTFLRCLNFLEKPSSGNIYINGNEIDMKKDANGELNVINKKELQKMRTQLTMVFQHFNLWEHMTVLENVIAAPINVLKMSKQEAMTRGKAYLQEVGIDERAYDQYPAQLSGGQQQRVSIARALTMEPEVLLFDEPTSALDPELVGEVLKIMQKLAEEGKTMVVVTHEMGFARHVSNHVVFLHQGKIEEQGAPQDVLENPQSERLQQFLSGALK, from the coding sequence ATGACAACTTCAAAACTCGCAGTTACTGATCTGCATAAAAAATATGGTAGCCATGAAGTCCTAAAAGGCGTGTCTTTAGAAGCGAACGCGGGCGATGTAATTAGTATTATTGGTTCATCAGGTTCGGGGAAAAGTACGTTCTTACGTTGTTTAAACTTTTTAGAAAAACCAAGTAGCGGTAATATCTATATCAATGGCAACGAGATTGATATGAAAAAAGACGCGAATGGTGAGTTAAACGTCATTAACAAAAAAGAGCTGCAAAAAATGCGCACTCAGCTCACCATGGTGTTTCAACACTTTAATTTGTGGGAACACATGACGGTATTAGAGAATGTGATCGCAGCGCCAATTAATGTCTTGAAAATGTCTAAACAAGAAGCGATGACACGTGGCAAAGCGTATTTACAAGAAGTCGGTATTGATGAGCGCGCCTATGATCAATATCCAGCGCAACTCTCAGGTGGACAGCAACAGCGCGTATCGATTGCGCGGGCACTGACAATGGAACCTGAAGTATTGTTGTTTGATGAGCCAACGTCTGCGCTCGATCCTGAATTAGTCGGTGAAGTGTTGAAGATCATGCAAAAGCTGGCGGAAGAAGGGAAAACAATGGTGGTGGTGACTCATGAGATGGGGTTTGCTCGCCATGTGTCTAATCATGTGGTGTTCTTGCATCAAGGGAAAATTGAAGAGCAAGGTGCCCCGCAAGATGTGCTAGAGAATCCGCAAAGTGAACGTTTACAGCAGTTTTTATCTGGCGCGTTAAAATAG
- a CDS encoding ABC transporter permease, translating to MFYGYGGIIWQGTLVTIQLSLLSMLVAFVLGLIAAIAKLFGSKILVWFADIYTTIIRGIPDLVLMLVIFFGLQIGLNHVTEYFGMAQINIDPFSAGVITIGFIYGAYFTETFRGAFLTVSKGQIEAGTAYGFTPRQVFQKIIFPQMMRFALPGLSNNWLITMKATALVSIIGLQDVVKVSQDAGKGTYQFFYFTVIAGAIYLAFTTLSNIVFWWLGRVYSTGKKKAEL from the coding sequence ATGTTTTACGGATATGGAGGCATAATTTGGCAAGGTACATTGGTAACTATTCAACTATCGCTACTATCGATGTTGGTTGCTTTTGTGCTCGGGCTTATTGCCGCAATTGCTAAATTATTTGGATCTAAAATACTGGTGTGGTTTGCGGATATTTATACCACGATCATTCGTGGTATTCCGGATCTTGTGCTTATGTTGGTGATTTTTTTCGGTCTACAGATTGGTTTAAATCATGTGACTGAATATTTTGGTATGGCGCAAATTAACATTGATCCGTTTTCGGCTGGGGTTATCACCATTGGCTTTATTTATGGTGCTTATTTTACTGAAACGTTCCGCGGTGCATTTTTGACAGTTTCAAAGGGGCAAATAGAAGCGGGGACGGCTTATGGTTTTACACCGAGACAAGTTTTTCAAAAGATCATTTTCCCACAAATGATGCGTTTTGCCCTACCTGGTTTATCGAATAATTGGTTGATCACCATGAAAGCCACAGCATTAGTATCGATTATTGGTCTGCAAGATGTGGTTAAAGTCAGCCAAGATGCTGGTAAAGGCACTTATCAGTTCTTCTACTTTACGGTCATCGCTGGTGCGATTTATTTAGCGTTTACGACGCTCTCGAATATCGTGTTTTGGTGGTTAGGAAGAGTCTATTCAACCGGTAAGAAAAAGGCTGAGTTATGA
- a CDS encoding ABC transporter permease encodes MIEILQQYGLSFLWTDGYKFTGVAVTLWLLVISVSIGFCLSVPLSVARVSKYKVLSWPVWLFSYVFRGTPLYVQLLICYSGMYTLGFVRESEFLSWFFRSGYNCALLALVLNTCAYTIEIFAGSIRETDAGEVEAARAYGFSTWALYTKIILPAALRRAIPAYSNEVIMMLHSTSLAFAATVPDILKIARDVNSATYMPFHAYGIAAVIYLVISFVLIGLFKRAEKRWLKHLAPVSQTP; translated from the coding sequence ATGATTGAGATTTTACAACAATACGGCCTGAGCTTTTTATGGACGGATGGTTATAAATTTACTGGGGTTGCGGTGACTTTGTGGCTATTGGTGATCTCTGTCTCGATCGGTTTTTGTCTTTCCGTTCCTTTGTCTGTCGCTCGTGTATCGAAATACAAAGTGTTGTCGTGGCCTGTATGGCTATTTTCTTATGTATTTCGTGGTACGCCATTATATGTACAGTTACTGATTTGCTACTCCGGTATGTATACACTGGGTTTTGTACGTGAATCTGAATTTTTGAGTTGGTTTTTCCGCAGTGGTTATAACTGTGCATTATTGGCTTTAGTGCTTAACACGTGTGCTTACACGATTGAAATTTTTGCAGGTTCGATTCGTGAAACCGATGCTGGTGAAGTGGAAGCGGCGCGAGCTTATGGTTTTTCGACGTGGGCACTGTATACCAAAATTATTTTACCTGCGGCACTTCGCCGTGCTATTCCGGCTTACAGTAATGAAGTGATTATGATGTTGCACTCTACATCATTAGCGTTCGCGGCTACGGTGCCGGATATTTTAAAAATTGCCCGTGATGTGAACTCCGCAACGTATATGCCGTTTCATGCGTACGGTATTGCCGCGGTGATTTACTTAGTGATTTCTTTTGTATTAATTGGTTTATTCAAACGCGCAGAAAAACGGTGGCTGAAACACCTAGCGCCCGTGTCACAGACGCCATAG
- a CDS encoding DMT family transporter, with amino-acid sequence MDPVNPNAPLFPIGVRFIFFSALGFAFMSAFVKGVHNYGIPVFEIVAARALVSLVISYADVRRKGISIWGNNKPLLLARGAVGTMALMCVYYSISNLPLAQATILQYMHPVFTAVLAVIFLKERIHTPTLICIVLCLLGLYAMLQPDIQASSAEPVSFFSVGIALLGAFGSSIAYVIVKKLSTTEDSSVIIFYFPLVALPISAIIMAPDFIWPEWHVSLMLIMVGVCTQIGQFGFTKAMQTQDAGRASAFAYIQIVFSILIGIVWFKEIPDGWTYIGGALIVSGALINVFGQRLHLFKRKNRK; translated from the coding sequence ATGGACCCCGTAAATCCCAATGCCCCCCTTTTCCCAATTGGGGTGCGTTTTATATTTTTTTCTGCACTTGGTTTTGCGTTTATGTCTGCTTTTGTAAAAGGCGTACATAACTATGGCATTCCCGTTTTTGAAATCGTCGCCGCACGTGCGCTCGTCTCTCTGGTCATTAGCTATGCCGATGTGCGCCGTAAGGGCATATCGATTTGGGGAAACAATAAACCCCTGCTATTGGCACGCGGGGCAGTAGGTACAATGGCACTAATGTGTGTGTATTACTCGATTTCCAACCTTCCGCTTGCTCAAGCCACTATTTTGCAATACATGCATCCGGTATTTACCGCCGTACTTGCGGTTATTTTTTTAAAAGAGCGCATCCATACTCCTACGCTAATCTGTATTGTTCTTTGTCTTCTTGGCCTCTACGCCATGTTACAGCCTGATATACAAGCCTCAAGTGCTGAGCCGGTGTCTTTTTTCAGTGTTGGGATCGCGCTGTTAGGTGCCTTTGGTAGCTCTATTGCGTATGTCATTGTAAAAAAATTAAGCACAACAGAAGATAGCTCTGTAATTATATTTTATTTTCCGTTGGTCGCGTTACCTATCTCAGCCATCATTATGGCTCCCGATTTTATCTGGCCTGAATGGCATGTTTCGCTCATGCTGATCATGGTAGGTGTGTGTACTCAAATCGGACAATTTGGCTTTACCAAAGCGATGCAAACTCAAGATGCTGGTCGGGCGTCTGCATTTGCCTATATACAAATTGTTTTTTCAATTTTGATTGGGATTGTGTGGTTTAAAGAAATCCCTGATGGCTGGACGTATATTGGTGGGGCGCTCATTGTCTCTGGAGCATTGATCAATGTTTTTGGGCAACGCTTGCACCTATTCAAACGGAAAAATCGTAAATAG
- the pxpB gene encoding 5-oxoprolinase subunit PxpB, which produces MININLVSETSLLIDFGNEITPQIADTIATSLPIIRQVLDTGLVDIIPAYTTVLVGFDSLKTDVTACVQMLTAQLQKLEMSQSASAHTFTHSMPKQRHVIEIPVYYGDEVALDKASICAHTHLSFDEVIHLHSQQEYRVYALGFTLGFAYLGNTDMKLNMSRKNTPSFCIPKGSVAIADQQTAIYPKDSPGGWQVLGRTPLELVDFYRDNLTLFSPGDKVRFRAISRATFLSMGGSLDISDSKYADLSRQGGVSC; this is translated from the coding sequence GTGATAAACATCAACCTAGTAAGCGAAACCTCGTTGCTGATCGATTTCGGCAACGAGATAACGCCACAAATTGCCGACACGATTGCCACCTCTCTGCCTATTATTCGTCAAGTATTGGATACAGGGCTCGTCGATATCATTCCCGCTTACACCACCGTTTTAGTTGGATTTGATAGTTTAAAAACTGACGTAACTGCTTGTGTTCAGATGCTTACAGCCCAACTGCAAAAGCTTGAAATGTCACAATCGGCGTCAGCTCATACTTTCACACACTCGATGCCAAAACAGCGTCACGTTATTGAAATCCCGGTGTACTACGGCGACGAGGTTGCGCTAGATAAAGCGTCGATATGCGCGCATACCCACCTATCATTCGATGAAGTTATTCACTTACACTCGCAACAAGAGTATCGCGTATACGCATTAGGATTTACGCTTGGATTTGCGTATCTGGGTAATACCGATATGAAATTAAACATGTCACGCAAAAACACCCCCAGTTTTTGTATTCCCAAGGGGAGCGTCGCCATCGCTGATCAACAAACGGCTATTTACCCCAAAGACTCCCCTGGTGGCTGGCAAGTACTCGGACGCACTCCACTCGAACTCGTCGATTTTTATCGTGACAATTTGACGCTATTCTCTCCAGGAGACAAAGTTCGCTTCCGAGCGATCTCGCGAGCGACTTTTTTGTCTATGGGTGGCTCGTTAGATATAAGCGATAGTAAATACGCTGATTTAAGTCGCCAAGGTGGTGTGTCATGTTAA
- a CDS encoding carboxylesterase/lipase family protein — MNLIQFKAWKSNIVLLLIGACISYSTLSHAHTRPSLTVHTRSGDIRGKATEHTDTWQGIPYATPPVGALRWRATQPPHPWKGVKNTTAFGPACWQTPPKQGPESALRHQTMSEDCLTLNIWKPKRVFEEQSLPVMVWIHGGGFRLGSSSMPLYNGANLAQKGVIVVSMNYRLGAFGVFPQRKLSQAQPNQPMNFGIMDQIQALRWIHNNIAAFGGNPDNVTIWGESAGGASVGYLLTSPLSKGLFNKAIIESGALSLLDKSRHQAIKAFEQALPSTINNMSPAALRKLPAKTLLHLPINKTSTMPIVDGRSITHSTRNALQTGKIHHIPLLIGSNNDEAQFFPPAWSEQMKDKLGSMWPYALSLTDGYGTQQEHLKAVQLATDVFATLPTRQFAQTTAMLGIPTWRYYFTYQSTADHRHHVGAIHTSEIPYVFGNLDQLSYTPTMEDKELADNLMERWVHFAKHGNPDPIGFAHWPQYTPYEKTLWQISHDGERAIKERGLVRLDWLAQQKNLSIQ, encoded by the coding sequence ATGAATTTAATTCAGTTCAAGGCATGGAAAAGCAATATTGTATTACTACTTATTGGAGCATGTATCAGTTATTCCACCTTGAGTCATGCTCATACCCGTCCTTCACTCACCGTCCATACTCGCTCTGGAGATATAAGAGGTAAAGCGACCGAGCATACTGATACTTGGCAGGGAATACCTTACGCTACGCCTCCTGTCGGTGCTTTACGCTGGCGTGCAACTCAACCTCCCCATCCTTGGAAAGGCGTTAAAAATACCACAGCATTTGGCCCTGCTTGCTGGCAAACGCCACCAAAGCAAGGACCAGAATCTGCTCTACGTCATCAAACGATGAGCGAAGATTGCCTGACACTCAATATCTGGAAGCCAAAACGTGTTTTCGAAGAGCAGTCCTTACCTGTGATGGTTTGGATTCATGGCGGTGGCTTTCGCCTCGGCTCGTCATCTATGCCTCTGTATAATGGTGCCAATCTCGCCCAGAAAGGTGTCATTGTCGTTTCAATGAACTATCGGCTAGGTGCTTTTGGCGTATTCCCTCAACGTAAATTATCTCAAGCACAGCCAAACCAACCCATGAATTTTGGGATAATGGATCAAATACAAGCATTGCGCTGGATTCATAACAATATTGCCGCTTTTGGGGGCAACCCTGATAATGTCACGATCTGGGGAGAATCGGCGGGCGGTGCATCCGTGGGATATCTATTAACGTCTCCACTGAGTAAGGGATTATTTAATAAAGCAATCATAGAGTCTGGCGCGCTTTCTCTACTTGATAAATCTCGCCACCAAGCAATCAAAGCGTTCGAGCAAGCTCTCCCATCAACCATAAACAACATGTCCCCAGCGGCTTTACGTAAGCTCCCTGCGAAGACTTTATTGCATCTACCTATCAACAAAACATCCACCATGCCTATCGTCGATGGTCGCTCAATCACCCATTCGACCCGCAATGCGCTGCAAACCGGTAAGATTCACCATATACCGTTATTAATTGGTAGTAATAATGATGAAGCGCAGTTTTTTCCACCAGCTTGGAGCGAGCAAATGAAAGATAAGCTGGGATCGATGTGGCCTTATGCGCTCTCATTAACTGATGGTTATGGCACGCAGCAAGAACACTTGAAAGCGGTGCAACTGGCAACGGATGTATTCGCGACGCTACCTACACGTCAATTTGCTCAGACCACAGCTATGCTGGGAATTCCGACATGGCGTTATTACTTTACCTATCAAAGCACAGCCGATCACCGCCACCATGTAGGAGCGATTCATACCTCTGAAATTCCTTATGTTTTCGGCAACCTTGATCAACTTAGTTATACACCAACCATGGAAGATAAAGAATTAGCCGATAACCTCATGGAGCGTTGGGTACACTTTGCAAAGCACGGTAATCCAGATCCAATTGGCTTTGCTCACTGGCCTCAATATACACCTTATGAAAAGACGCTCTGGCAAATTAGTCATGACGGCGAACGCGCAATAAAAGAAAGAGGACTCGTCCGTTTAGACTGGCTCGCTCAGCAAAAAAATCTCTCGATACAGTAA
- a CDS encoding DUF2628 domain-containing protein, which produces MTTPSINGENLKTTVWERRFELFDRLEADKKGRQDVLQSATYKALLRRERWLLNFNIFALFGGFFFYLSKGMYTKAGVMATMTLLWGAFLSWIEYTLGVKLPVLCYWLPPGVVMSQWANYDYYRKMKNGEYLWLGWPAFAYRRVTIPSLLLVAALLLMGIKAFSHFYQHATAQAMVSEDPIAIECGFNKVYVTTQELDLFGKEALCSNF; this is translated from the coding sequence ATGACAACTCCAAGTATAAATGGGGAGAACCTCAAAACGACAGTATGGGAACGCCGTTTTGAGCTGTTCGACCGACTAGAAGCCGACAAGAAAGGTCGGCAAGATGTTTTACAATCGGCAACTTATAAAGCGTTACTACGACGTGAGCGCTGGTTATTGAATTTTAATATATTCGCGCTATTTGGCGGTTTTTTCTTTTATTTAAGCAAAGGCATGTATACCAAAGCAGGTGTCATGGCTACGATGACGTTGTTATGGGGCGCCTTTCTCTCATGGATTGAATATACGCTAGGGGTTAAATTGCCAGTCTTATGCTACTGGTTACCTCCTGGTGTTGTGATGTCCCAGTGGGCGAATTACGATTATTATCGTAAAATGAAAAACGGAGAATATTTGTGGTTGGGGTGGCCTGCATTTGCTTATCGACGGGTTACGATACCCAGCTTATTACTCGTTGCGGCCTTACTATTGATGGGAATAAAGGCGTTCAGTCATTTTTATCAGCATGCGACGGCACAAGCGATGGTCTCAGAAGATCCAATCGCCATTGAGTGTGGATTTAACAAAGTGTATGTCACGACACAAGAGCTCGATTTGTTCGGCAAAGAAGCGTTATGTAGCAACTTTTAG
- the citX gene encoding citrate lyase holo-[acyl-carrier protein] synthase — protein MAIPIDVEVGLSDLMKRRTARGYQQSAWIKRHSLPVISFRINMPGPVKMNHASLKVMNAGLQAVRKICAENGWTIIGSQKINEKTGPEAMICIQVPSATLLKKAMMEIENTHPLGRLMDLDVIDAEGKVISRQGVQLPRRRCLLCEKDGKLCARSRRHDLSDLMAVIEEMTHDYECYA, from the coding sequence ATGGCTATTCCCATCGACGTTGAAGTCGGTTTAAGTGATTTAATGAAGCGTCGAACCGCTCGCGGTTATCAACAATCCGCTTGGATTAAGCGGCACTCCCTTCCCGTTATTTCTTTTCGCATCAATATGCCTGGGCCTGTGAAAATGAATCACGCCAGTTTAAAAGTGATGAATGCTGGATTACAAGCGGTGCGTAAAATTTGCGCTGAAAATGGTTGGACTATCATTGGCAGCCAAAAAATTAATGAAAAAACGGGTCCAGAGGCGATGATCTGTATTCAAGTTCCCTCTGCTACGTTACTTAAAAAAGCAATGATGGAGATTGAAAATACTCACCCTTTAGGTCGCTTAATGGATTTGGATGTTATTGATGCTGAAGGAAAAGTTATTTCACGCCAAGGTGTTCAATTACCTAGACGACGTTGTTTGCTGTGCGAAAAAGATGGGAAATTGTGCGCACGTTCACGTCGTCATGATTTAAGCGATCTTATGGCAGTCATTGAAGAAATGACACATGACTATGAGTGCTACGCTTAA